In Doryrhamphus excisus isolate RoL2022-K1 chromosome 7, RoL_Dexc_1.0, whole genome shotgun sequence, one genomic interval encodes:
- the stmp1 gene encoding short transmembrane mitochondrial protein 1, whose amino-acid sequence MLQFLAGFTLGNVVGMYLAQNYDVPNIAKKFEAFKKDVEAKKKPPE is encoded by the exons ATGCTACAGTTCTTG gctGGATTCACCTTGGGCAACGTTGTGGGGATGTACCTCGCTCAGAACTATGAT GTTCCAAACATTGCCAAAAAATTTGAGGCTTTCAAGAAAGACGTGGAGGCCAAGAAGAAGCCACCCGAGTGA